The following proteins come from a genomic window of Sardina pilchardus chromosome 1, fSarPil1.1, whole genome shotgun sequence:
- the hapstr1b gene encoding HUWE1-associated protein modifying stress responses — protein sequence MDEKRKEDSEAEIQEHGPEHWFSKWERQCLAEAEQDEPVEEDSEESQQKLWHLFQNSATAVAQLYKDRVCQQQSLALWGPFQNAATAVTNLYKESVEARQYSYDLGLQSGLQRRRQEVLAWVKKRRRTIRREDLISFLCGKAPPPRNARATPRITMVSPSRPSPTETADSVETDLQPFREAIALHGLSGAMASISVRSSAGGGAGPGSPTHLSSAPPIPAGRRRNGLHDVDLNTFISEEMARHLDNGGPRKRGPPAQCAEVISDSPTHKRNRLV from the exons ATGGACGAGAAAAGGAAGGAGGACAGCGAAGCGGAGATCCAGGAACACGGGCCCGAACACTGGTTCTCAAAATGGGAGCGCCAGTGTCTCGCTGAGGCCGAACAAGACGAACCTGTCGAGGAAGACAGTGAAGAAAGCCAGCAGAAATTGTGGCATCTCTTtcaaaactctgcaactgcagtCGCGCAGTTGTACAAAG ATCGCGTGTGCCAACAGCAGTCCCTGGCATTATGGGGGCCCTTCCAGAACGCTGCCACAGCCGTGACCAACCTTTACAAAG agagtgtgGAGGCACGGCAGTACTCTTATGACCTGGGCCTACAGTCAGGACTGCAGCGTCGTCGTCAGGAGGTCCTCGCTTGGGTGAAGAAACGCAGGCGTACGATTCGCCGAGAGGACCTCATCAGCTTCCTGTGTGGGAAGGCCCCGCCCCCACGCAACGCCAGGGCAACACCCAGGATCACCATGGTGTCCCCCAGTCGACCGTCGCCAACGGAAACCGCAGACTCTGTGGAAACAGACCTTCAGCCTTTCAGAGAAGCCATTGCACTGCACG gtctgagCGGGGCGATGGCGAGCATCAGCGTGCGCTCctcggcgggggggggggcgggtccCGGCTCCCCGACGCACCTCAGCTCTGCACCGCCGATCCCGGCCGGTCGCCGTAGAAACGGCCTCCACGACGTGGACCTCAACACCTTCATCTCCGAGGAGATGGCCCGTCACCTTGACAACGGGGGGCCGCGGAAACGAGGACCCCCCGCCCAGTGTGCTGAGGTCATCAGTGACTCGCCCACCCACAAGCGCAACCGGCTTGTCTGA